Sequence from the Puntigrus tetrazona isolate hp1 chromosome 11, ASM1883169v1, whole genome shotgun sequence genome:
CTAAATAGGTTGTCGTGAGCATTAGTGAGTGCACATACATAATGAAGTTCCAAACGTAGGTTCAGGAGGAGCTTAATCGTTCAGTTTCATCATTACAAGCCTATATAAGCAGATCTCATTGTGCTGTCCCGGCATCCCTCctctatttctgtttttatttatttgtttttaaaggtatTATCTCGATGGTGGGCTGAACTTGGCTCTCAAGCCAAGCATTGGGTTCGAGCCGCCATTAAAGGCAGCAAGCCAAGTTTGTTTACCATTAAACATCAGGACTGGATGAGCGGGCAAACTCGTAAAATGTCATTCGCAGAAGTAACAGAACTTCTATGTTACAGGAAATCCCTTATATGGACAAAGGCAAGGCATGCAGGTAAAGACATTTTACCTGGTGAAACATACAgtgtaatatactgtacataacaATATAATACCACATCTCTGGTATTTTTTCTAacaataaagtatatttttattactgtatagAATACTTTGAAATTAGATTCAGACTGGTACAGTCCAGTCAAAATTAGAGAACCTAATGCCAATCTGACACCTGGTGCTAATTTGCTTATTCTTCAATGTAGTTGAATGGCGGGCCATGACTAAAATCCTGCGACAGGAGGCAGTACAGATGAAGGTCAAGGATGGTGATCACCCTTTCAGCATTGCAAGAGGAGCTTGTCATTCTCTGTGTGATTTCTAGAGTATCCCCACTCTACAATTAGGTCTTCCAAAAACGCTGGTCGTCCACGTAAGACAAATGCACAGAGAAGACAAGATAATGCAGAGAATCTTAACGGGGAATCTGTTCGACACTGCAGCAGGATGAATAGGGTACTGATCTGTCTCGGCACGTTTAAGAGAAGtctgactgcaaaaaaaaaaaaaaccattctGCTGCGACAAAGCCCTCATCAGCAAAAAGAATCAAAAGGCTAGGCTTTGCTGAAAGCGTGCTGTGCTAGTGTGATATCCTGTGGCCCAAGGTGTGCTACATTTTTGACAGCTTtgaaggaatatttcacccaaaaaaaaaaaaattctgtcatttactcaccctcaagtagctccaaatctgtatgaactGACCTCCAGAGAATTTTTTtgtcctactatggaagtcaatggtgacccaaaacagcctggttacaaacgtttttgtggtttgtgttctgcagaacaaagaaattcattaagggtgagtaaacgatgacagaattttggtTGAAACTGGTTGTTTTGTCAAACATGTCAGTAAAAATATGGTATCTACAGCTACAGCTTCTTTACTTTTTGAGCGACGAAGAtagactttttttgtcattttgatccCCACTGATTCAGAAATCTTTTATTCCTGAACCTGACAGTTTGTTCTGATTATAAGCAGAACAATATTATTAACTGCGTAGAAAAGAGAGTAAATAGCATCGCCACAAGAACCTTTTCTGTGAGAAATGTAGTTAATAAAATCTAGCTTATTTTATAGCTCATTTTAGAGACGGTTTGAGGTGATACTTTCAACATGCTGGTCTTGTAGTAAAAGCCATCTCTCAACACTGTGCACACTAGGTGCTTCCCCAAACAGCAAAATTAAccctaaatatacatttattaggAAACTTACCCACACTGCCAATATCCTTTCTGAGCAAAGAACTGTTTCGAGTTCTTCGTAAACAAAACTGAGTCTAATTACAGCTTCAATTTCGCTTggcttttttaaacattttctcatcCACTGGAGAGTTTATTAGTAAATCCAACTAATCTCATTTTGTTCCGTTAGCGTAATGGGCGAGAAGTGTTaacataagaagaaaaaaaaaaaaaaaaaaaaaaaaaaaaaaaaaaagattgttagATGTAATATGACTGCATTTTATTACTTGGTTTGACATGATGAGAATTGAATTACATATACATGGGCAACGAATGAGAGGTATTTAACAGGTTAGTATGAAAACATTAACATTCCACAAACACTTCTGTATATACAGGTCAGAAAGTGTTCGTACTATAAACAGTGGTCTTAACACAACTCTACAAGTTTAAATGAGACACAGACAGTTGGGTTTTAGGCGTTTTAATCCAAAGTTGAAGCAGACCAAGAAATAAGTACAGCAGTTAAATACTAAAAACGGGACACATATCTGCCTTTCTAATGTGTTTTTCAACTTGGCTGTAATATGAAAGAACCTTCAGAATCTGTCATTTGCACTGAAATCATTTAGCAGATATCTGCTGCTTGGGAGTACACTTGATGTCGCGTGTTCAACTTTGTGATCATTAAATCATATCCTTAAAAAGAGGATCAATCAGacaacaaatatgaatatacagcttagaaaaaaaaagaaaagaaaaagaaacgagaTACAACCTGTCGGCATTCGTCAATCAGTGCAGCTAAAAATCGGTCTGCTGGATGTGTAGGGTTCCCTGCATCCCTTAAACACAAGGCCTTAAAGCAAAGGGGGCTTTTATTTGTTCCTTTATCAAACACCTGGTACCTATAAACTGCTCTCAGGTGCATTCAAACACTTACTGCATGGTAGGCATggaaaaagaccaaaaaaaaacaaaaacaaaacactggcATAATGAATAGTACAGCTGATGGCTTGGAGAACACATGTAGAACCATCACCTTCACAAAGATCCCAtttcatcattcattcattttacacttgagaaaaaaaatacagacggTTTTGCGGTTCAAGGTTGTGAGTTAAACAGCAGCAAACCACGtctacctttttttatttttaaactggtatttgttaaatgaaatgcCAGCATGTGCTGACATGCTTTACAAATCTCTGGAGGGAAAAACTAGTTGGAAACAAATATGCATAGAATCAATTCAAGGCAAATCACTGTGCACCCAGAACAACGTGAAAGCGTATCAATTCAGCAAtcggctgaaaaaaaaaaacgcgctGGATTGGCTTtacataaaatcaaatgtaaagcAGGGCAAAATGCGATTTTCCTCTCAATCTGAAGACCAACATAAGGCTCATTGGATCTAAAGCTCAAAAAAGATCTTGTATTTTACTTGACAGAACCCTGAACAATACTGACAGACATTTTTCACAGTAAAGAACAGAGTGCGTCTACATTCAAAGAGtcatttcaaaaatacatttccatctGGACACCAGCACTGTCTTTTACTGTAAAAGAGCATTCAAGTgccaaaataaatgacaaatataatGAAGAACGAACAGGAAAACTAGCACTATGCATAGGCTTCTCAGAACATGAGCAGAAGAAAAGGAAACTGAATAATCGTTCTATTACAGGGCAACGTATTTTACGAGCTGTCCCATAACTCAGAATggaacatcattaaaacaaacgGTGTCAAGTGTGTATAACTTGTGAACTCATGTACCAATGgcttttgatgtaaaaaaaaaaataaaaataataataataataatgcaaaaggtAACTAACTTAGCATTCTGATTACCCCACTAAACACCCTGTGAAAAACAGTACTTGTGAGCACTTTAAGGAGCAAATTAGTGGCTGTCAGGGACTTCACAACTCCAAAATGTATAGTCTTGTATCATAATTGTACAGACCCTTTGTTTTGATGGCAAAGTGGTGTATTAGTTACAGATACTGagtgattaaaaagaaatattaaaagaaaacaaaaaaaactcttgcTTTAACTTTTTTGATGAGTTATTGCTTTCTTAAATCAAAGATTTCAACTGATGTATGGTAAAAatctgtctgtgcgtgtgtgcgtcAGAGCGAATGTGTCCTTAGCAAGCGGGAGTCTCGTTTTCGGCAGCCGTATTGTTGGCTTTCTTTCTCCTCTTCATCAGCAGTGGATTGGACGAGTCTTCAATCCTCTTGATTTTGATTTGCTCATAGTCGACTCTCATTGTTGCCAAGGCACTAGTCATTTCTTCCTGTAGAACAGTGACATAATAGCATTAAGCAAAAGGAAGATATGGATCTGACATGCaatgactgcaaaaaaaaaaaaaaaaacatgcaggaGATGTTCTGAGAAGACTTCTATTTGTGGGTAGCTTCACCTTGACATCCTCCCATGtgtctttctcttctttcaGAACACGGCTGGTGTGTAGGGGCGTCTGTGGCACCTCCATTGATTGCTATAGCCAGATGAATAACCATATAACATAGTAAGCCATATATATTGTACAAAGATCAACACagaatccattaaaaaaaataaaataaattatattcactCACATTGATCCAGGGGTGGTTCATAAACTCTGTGATGGTCATCCTTTGTGTCGGCTCAGTTTTCAGTAATGTTCTGATGAGCTGCttggctacaaaaaaaaaaaaaaaaaaaaaaaggaagagtgATTCGAATCGATAATCATTCTTAGAAAGACGCAAAACAAATGACTTGAAGATAACAGCATTCTAAGAACGGTTTCTCAAGCTGATTTCACAAAACAGGAACTTGACAGATACCTTCCTCTGAAACATCCGACCATTCAGGATTTGGAAACTCGTACTGCCCCATGCGGATTCGTTTTTTCATACCAGGGGATATAGCCAATCCGTGGTTGGAATAGAAAGGTGGGTAACCGCAGAGCCTGCAAGTTTAATAAAGTGCATTGAGCTGCATCAGACAAGCTTTACAAAATCAAAAGGGGCAGAATCCATGCAAAAAGAGGAGTTAGACAGAGAAAAATGGCGTATGCACAACATACGAGACAGATTCACTTACAGAATATACATGATGACACCCAAAGACCACATGTCACAGGACTtgtcatacttttctggaccaaGAACCTCTGGGgctataacataaaaaaagatgaaaatacttaaaaatggGATTGAATGGCCTACCTGACATCAAATTATTGATCATTCTGATATCCTTACCAACATAATAAGGGGTATAGCAAGGGGTAGCCAGAGAGTTGTGTGAGGTTGTCTCTTTTGCAAACCCAAAGTCTGTCAGTTTGAGAAGGGCGTTGGGCCTTTTAGAGGTATATAAGAGGTTCTCTGGCTGCAAAGTGGATTTTTAGGCATATTAGGTTAAGTAAACTATGAAgtcaaatcattttcatttaactgcAGTGGTCGTCATGAGAGTATTACCTTGACGTCTCGATGTGCGATGTTTATTGCATGTAAATACTGAATGGCCTCTCCTATACTTTTCATGATATCAGAAGCCTCTGAAAATCCAACAGAACAAGAAagcaattaaaatattgaagtattGTGGCAAATGGGCCTACTTTGCCATtcttaaacatacatacatacatatacatatatacacaaactttATAAGAGAGCAGACAATGACGTTACCTCTCTCAGTAAATGCCTGGTCCCCTCTGTCCTGAATCCGACTAAACAGCTCACCACCATccatgctttaaaacaaagcaaaaatcaGCTGACATATCACAAAACATCTGAAGTAATACActggtgaagaaaaaaatattaggtaAAAGGATTACGCTATTATGTAACATTACACAACTGTCTTGATATTATGTATTTAAGGTCatttaccattattattattattattactactactactactactactactacattaAACCCCACATTTGGCTGAATGTACAACAGTGTACTTGAAAGAAATAGTTTCAGGCAGCTATAGCTAGTTTCCTCTAAAAGCATTGATAGTTCAAAAGTATATGTGCTGAAGATTGCAAAAAACAACTTTGTTgaaatgcatctaaaaaaaacCTACACACATCAAGGGGGGGATCTTTTCACCTTTGTCCCCATGTCATCATTGTGGTTATCATTTCCGATTATAGCAAACCACTGCTAGGTGTGCAAGTCATGTGAGCTCCATTTCTTGAAAACTTGCCAGTTGCGAGAAACTGGGTCAGTGGGCTTAGAAAGACTATCTGTCTGACTATTTGGGGGGAGGAGGGGGATAATAATGGGGTAAAAGATGAATCAGGGGTGTGTggttatcattttaataattagacTCAAAAGCATTCGGCCTACTTTGCGTCCTACAAGCACATCCGCTATTGTAATGATAAAGAATGATCATTTGTGAAAGAGGGTTCAAACGGATGATAACAGTGTACatctatttaaatgtgaaaaatcatGCTGTTCTCACATCTCCACTATAGGCCGCAGCATGCAAGGCAAGTTTCATTTTTAGGGCACTAAGTGCAACCAGTTTCAGGTGAAATCATCAAACGActgacagaagaagaaaacaccGTATGAGTTTTTGACTGAGAAAGCCTATAAGACAGGGGCTAAAAACAACCACATCACGTTTTGCTGCTTTCAGTCTCACTAAACATCAGACGCTTCATGTCCCATCTAGTTGACATATAGCTgaatgtggcaaaaaaaaaaaaaaaaaaaaaaagtgttaagcTTAGGCGTTGAAATTTCAAAAGCATGTGATTTATGGTACAAAACGCCATAGCCCCACACAAGGCTTGAGTTGCAGCATCATTTCTATGTGCATTTCTTTCCTAAAAAAAGGCCATATTTGAAGCTGAACATCAGTGTTGGCATTTTCCATTTCCATCACCTGCTTCACACTCAGTTCTGATGACCTGTAGATTCTGTTTCCTGTGTGATGAGTAGCTGGATGTGTCTGGCCTGATTTCTTGTAATCTATTCATGAGCTTCTGCAATCTATGATAGACCTTCAGCCagcttattttaatatttgcattatgaCTATCAGCAGTTTATATGGTTGAATCGATAAGATATTAATGATAACCCAATGAGCCACTGATACCACATGCTCCTCGCACTCATTTCTGTCTTATAAACAGACTCAACGGATTCTAAAGAAACACTGTACTTCCCTATGAGTCTGTTACATCAAAACAATGGATGAAATCTTGCATAATCTATGAAACAATATTACGCTAAACTGAAAACATTGGACTGTAAAGCAGAATatcaaatatcttttttttgcacCTATCAGACAAAGAGCATCTGTGACGGGCCAAATGGCTCGAAATTAATTGTGCAGAAATATGGAAATGTACAGGAAGGAGAGGTTCTCTTTGCagtttttttagtatatttagatTAAGACACTTTGCAAATTTCAGGAGCACACAAGGGTGTGACCCATCTAGTTGACCTTCCACAAAATGAGTTCCGCTAAAAAGATCAGTATAACCTATTATAGCACAAAACTctcattttgatttttgttgaATTGGCTGTGAATTTACATGCCATTCTGCAGACTTTTGACCTCTTCTGGACTTTTGTTAAAAATTACAGATCAAATTTCTGCATTTTGGTATTCCTGCCCACAGACAGTCTGATCAAGAGAGGAGAGTCATCAAAATCAAAAGTGCATTATTGATGATAAAGTTTTAGGCAAAAGGGCACAGCTCTTTCTCCACAGTTTTCTCATGTAGCACAAACTACcaagcaaatgttttattaaaaattcattttaacagtGGTGAATTACCAATAACCCTCAAGTCGTTTCagacctgtaagaccttcattcatgaaggtctgaagacatttttatcatcatcatcattatttttttatcatttaatttttttaagaaaaccgAGGGATAGACAACAActtaactgaaatgttcccaggtctAAAAAGGTCACAAGGacaacatttaaaagatttcaAGTGACATCAAAGGTTCAACCGTACATTTTAGgtgtagtgttcctttaaaagataaaatttcTCAGAAAGGGACAGCTAAAATGCCAAAACACAGCATGTCAACGTTCTACAAACCTTGTTGTCATTAAACAATCTATTATATAATTCTGGTTTATCCCTATCTGCATAATCtctgatgagaaaaaaaaaaaataataaaaataaaaatgttaaaattctaAACCAAGAATTTTCACCCGAAAAGCTCACATCAGCTGTTCAACACAGTGACAAACACAGTATCTGACCTCCTACAAAACGGGGGTAAAGAAAATGTGGGAGTCAAatcaaagaaatggaaaaagataGGTGTGATTTCTGATCCTCACATCATCATATCTGATATAATAAAAAGGTGTGTAAATTCAAGATCAAACACTTGAAAGGAGATGTCACAAGCACATCCCTTTGATGTTTTCAATGAAAGCATGCATATTTCAG
This genomic interval carries:
- the mapkapk2a gene encoding MAP kinase-activated protein kinase 2, with amino-acid sequence MLTNANSPPKFPNQQQQQQQQQQQQQNPAQFMMGKASLQIKKNAITDDYKVTSQVLGLGINGRVLEIFHKRSGDKYALKMLHDCPKARREVELHWRASSCTHIVRIIDVYENLYQNRKCLLIVMECMDGGELFSRIQDRGDQAFTEREASDIMKSIGEAIQYLHAINIAHRDVKPENLLYTSKRPNALLKLTDFGFAKETTSHNSLATPCYTPYYVAPEVLGPEKYDKSCDMWSLGVIMYILLCGYPPFYSNHGLAISPGMKKRIRMGQYEFPNPEWSDVSEEAKQLIRTLLKTEPTQRMTITEFMNHPWINQSMEVPQTPLHTSRVLKEEKDTWEDVKEEMTSALATMRVDYEQIKIKRIEDSSNPLLMKRRKKANNTAAENETPAC